In Desulfovibrio oxyclinae DSM 11498, a single genomic region encodes these proteins:
- the hisF gene encoding imidazole glycerol phosphate synthase subunit HisF, with the protein MLSKRVIPCLDVRDGRLTKGIKFKDNVDIGDPVETARKYYEQGADEIVFYDITASSEGRGIFLDVVDKVASEIFIPFSVGGGINTVSDMRDVLLAGAEKVSVNSGAVKNPDIISEGAARFGSQCIVLGMDVKRVEKSDDIPSGFEVVIHGGRKHMGMDALEWAKTGEALGAGEICLNSIDADGTKDGYDLELTRLVAESVHIPVIASGGAGHPDHMVDAVTKGRANAALIASIVHYGEWTLPDIKKHMADAGVVIRTIW; encoded by the coding sequence ATGCTGAGTAAACGAGTCATCCCCTGCCTCGACGTTCGCGACGGCCGTCTGACCAAGGGCATCAAGTTCAAGGACAACGTAGACATCGGCGACCCCGTGGAAACCGCCCGCAAGTATTACGAGCAGGGCGCCGACGAGATCGTCTTCTACGACATCACCGCATCCTCCGAAGGACGCGGCATCTTTCTCGACGTGGTGGACAAGGTCGCCTCCGAGATTTTCATCCCCTTCTCCGTCGGCGGCGGCATCAACACGGTCAGCGACATGCGCGACGTGCTGCTGGCCGGTGCCGAGAAAGTCTCGGTGAACTCCGGCGCGGTCAAGAATCCGGACATCATCAGCGAAGGGGCCGCACGCTTCGGCTCTCAGTGCATCGTGCTTGGCATGGACGTCAAACGTGTGGAAAAGAGCGATGACATCCCGTCCGGGTTCGAAGTGGTCATCCACGGCGGACGAAAGCACATGGGCATGGACGCCCTCGAATGGGCCAAGACCGGCGAGGCGCTCGGCGCAGGCGAAATCTGCCTGAACTCCATCGACGCCGACGGCACCAAGGACGGGTACGACCTTGAACTGACCCGGCTCGTTGCCGAGTCCGTGCACATCCCGGTCATCGCCTCCGGCGGCGCAGGCCACCCCGACCACATGGTGGACGCCGTAACCAAGGGTCGCGCCAATGCCGCCCTTATCGCTTCCATCGTCCACTACGGCGAATGGACCCTGCCGGACATCAAAAAGCACATGGCGGACGCCGGAGTGGTCATCCGGACAATCTGGTAA
- the hisH gene encoding imidazole glycerol phosphate synthase subunit HisH: MLAIFEYNAGNQTSVKRALDHLGIENEITNDPERLEAADGIIFPGVGAAGQAMDELHIDGKDETLKALIWQEKPMLGICVGCQILLDYSEENNTKALAIIPGECRLFNPSWTDYEGDPIRVPHMGWNTIELKQECELFRGIDPEANFYFVHSYFPAPKEEFIIGETRYGRDFCSVHGRRGLWAVQFHPEKSGKPGLQMLKNFHNFCLEAANAE, translated from the coding sequence ATGCTGGCAATCTTTGAATATAACGCCGGGAACCAGACCAGCGTGAAACGCGCTTTGGATCACCTCGGCATCGAAAACGAAATCACCAACGACCCGGAACGGCTCGAAGCCGCCGACGGCATCATCTTTCCGGGTGTCGGCGCGGCCGGACAGGCCATGGACGAACTACACATCGATGGCAAGGACGAGACGCTCAAGGCGCTCATCTGGCAGGAAAAACCCATGCTGGGCATCTGTGTGGGCTGTCAGATCCTGCTGGACTACTCTGAGGAAAACAACACCAAGGCGCTGGCTATCATCCCCGGCGAATGCCGCCTGTTCAATCCCTCATGGACCGACTACGAGGGCGACCCCATCCGCGTTCCGCACATGGGTTGGAACACCATTGAACTGAAGCAGGAATGCGAACTTTTCAGGGGCATCGACCCCGAAGCGAATTTCTACTTCGTCCACAGCTACTTCCCGGCCCCCAAGGAAGAATTCATCATCGGCGAAACACGCTACGGTCGTGACTTCTGCTCCGTGCATGGACGCCGTGGCCTCTGGGCCGTGCAGTTCCATCCCGAAAAGAGCGGCAAGCCCGGACTGCAGATGCTCAAGAACTTCCACAACTTCTGTCTGGAGGCAGCCAATGCTGAGTAA
- a CDS encoding J domain-containing protein, which yields MSMSVNECYRVLGVRAGSDMDAVKTAFRQLAFKLHPDLNDSEDAADRFRKVNEAYVTLRKTLGETSTSGARAKPGEERRDRSHGKAYKRPDEGARAYQRQQRSTKSEPGPGTRQKQRKKWEPGPESTRSRSQRFYYKEEEVFRDLMNDPFARQVFEDIYNRVDKNRPHGGPLKLKRRKLSLELRGKKLELDLSDGILGSAKNWVRSHLDDELTAYFPASVLMPGRKIRITVHRRFSNEPRTIEVTLPSDFHPGRPIRLRSLGKQVGPWKGDLLLKVYPEEARPTK from the coding sequence ATGTCCATGTCCGTCAATGAATGCTACCGGGTTCTCGGCGTCCGCGCCGGATCGGACATGGACGCGGTCAAGACCGCTTTCCGGCAGCTGGCCTTCAAGCTCCACCCCGATCTGAACGACTCCGAAGACGCGGCGGACCGCTTCCGCAAGGTCAACGAAGCCTACGTAACCCTGCGCAAGACCCTTGGGGAGACCTCCACCTCCGGAGCACGGGCGAAACCGGGCGAGGAACGACGCGACCGCAGCCACGGCAAGGCCTACAAACGCCCTGACGAAGGCGCGCGGGCCTACCAGCGGCAGCAGCGAAGCACGAAATCCGAACCGGGACCGGGAACCCGGCAGAAGCAACGCAAAAAGTGGGAGCCGGGGCCGGAATCCACGCGTTCGCGCAGCCAGCGGTTCTATTACAAGGAAGAAGAGGTTTTTCGCGACCTCATGAACGACCCGTTCGCCAGACAGGTCTTCGAGGACATATACAACAGGGTGGACAAGAACCGGCCTCACGGCGGCCCCTTGAAACTCAAGCGGCGAAAACTCAGCCTTGAACTGCGCGGCAAGAAGCTGGAGCTCGACCTTTCCGACGGCATTCTGGGCAGTGCAAAAAACTGGGTCCGCTCTCACCTCGACGACGAACTGACGGCCTACTTCCCGGCCAGCGTGCTCATGCCGGGACGCAAGATCCGCATCACGGTCCACCGCCGCTTCAGCAACGAACCTCGCACCATCGAAGTGACGCTGCCCTCGGACTTCCATCCGGGGCGGCCCATCCGCCTTCGGAGTCTGGGAAAGCAGGTCGGCCCGTGGAAGGGTGACCTGCTGTTGAAGGTCTATCCTGAAGAAGCCCGGCCTACCAAATAA
- a CDS encoding YkgJ family cysteine cluster protein, with the protein MSVAAFDCKMCGHCCHGEGGIVMSEKDRVRLAEHLEQEVDSMLEQYAYQRGGKWQVVTGDDGYCVFFREGAGCSVHPGRPDICRAWPFFRGNLIDEGSWEMIQEYCPGVNPEAGHDEFVRQGKEYIRQEGLSRHDPDCDANALISEE; encoded by the coding sequence ATGAGCGTCGCGGCTTTCGATTGCAAGATGTGCGGCCATTGCTGCCACGGCGAAGGCGGAATCGTCATGTCCGAGAAGGACCGCGTGCGCCTTGCGGAACACCTTGAGCAGGAAGTGGATTCCATGCTTGAGCAGTACGCATACCAGCGCGGCGGAAAGTGGCAGGTCGTCACGGGTGACGACGGCTACTGCGTCTTCTTCCGTGAAGGCGCTGGATGCAGCGTACACCCCGGCAGGCCCGACATCTGCCGTGCGTGGCCCTTTTTCCGCGGCAACCTCATTGATGAGGGAAGCTGGGAAATGATTCAGGAATATTGTCCCGGCGTGAATCCCGAGGCGGGACACGACGAGTTCGTGCGTCAGGGCAAGGAGTACATCCGTCAGGAAGGACTCTCCCGTCACGACCCCGACTGCGACGCCAACGCGCTCATCAGCGAGGAGTAA
- a CDS encoding CoA-binding protein produces MLYNEKELAALLREVKTIAIVGAVDKPGRPVDRVGRALIDMGFTVIPVHPKRTGVWGLETYTSLKDIPHPVDIVDLFRASEFCADHAREVLELDSLPRCFWMQSGIFNPEARAMLEPKGVMVVEDLCLKVEAERLLPEAR; encoded by the coding sequence ATGCTGTACAATGAAAAAGAGCTAGCCGCCCTGCTCCGCGAGGTCAAGACCATCGCCATCGTCGGAGCCGTGGACAAGCCGGGTCGCCCCGTGGACAGAGTGGGTCGCGCCCTTATCGATATGGGTTTCACCGTCATCCCAGTCCACCCGAAACGCACCGGCGTATGGGGACTGGAGACATACACCTCCCTCAAGGACATTCCGCATCCCGTGGACATTGTCGATCTGTTCCGCGCCTCCGAATTCTGCGCCGACCACGCACGGGAAGTTCTGGAACTGGATTCACTGCCCCGCTGCTTCTGGATGCAGTCTGGCATTTTCAATCCCGAAGCTCGCGCCATGCTTGAGCCGAAAGGCGTCATGGTCGTGGAGGACCTCTGCCTCAAGGTCGAGGCAGAACGTCTGCTGCCGGAGGCCCGATGA
- a CDS encoding M24 family metallopeptidase, producing MFESLANIPHEELESRFEAVRSHLRDVAPEAGGILIFSRLNIYYFTGTLGQGALWIPLEGNPVLMIRKGVERARLEAGLEPHPFKSYGQIPEVCAEAGSPLTATVGAETAGLTWQLSNLLTAKLSETTFQPADHAVALAKAVKSTWELNIMRKVGQRHHRCLHELIPEVIKPGMSEREISHKAWEVFFANGHQGLMRMQAHGEEAFLGHVAAGNSGNYPSIFNGPLGLRGEHPASPYMGYAGKLWNEGEPLGMDIGFIVEGYHTDKTQTYWAGPASSIPDEVRRAHDFCMEMQQWVADNARPGATPEELYLYCASQAEERGFGDGFMGLGENKVPFIGHGIGLTIDEWPPLAKKFRDPLKPGMVIAVEPKQGIPGVGMVGVENTFEITEDGARCITGDEFDIICVE from the coding sequence ATGTTTGAATCTTTGGCGAATATACCGCATGAAGAACTGGAAAGCCGTTTCGAGGCCGTGCGGAGCCATCTTCGCGACGTGGCACCCGAAGCTGGAGGCATTCTGATCTTTTCACGCCTGAATATCTATTATTTCACCGGCACGCTCGGTCAGGGCGCACTCTGGATTCCATTGGAGGGCAACCCGGTCCTGATGATCCGCAAGGGAGTGGAACGCGCCAGGCTCGAAGCGGGCCTTGAGCCGCATCCGTTCAAGTCGTACGGGCAGATTCCCGAAGTCTGCGCCGAGGCTGGGAGCCCCCTGACCGCAACCGTCGGCGCGGAGACCGCCGGCCTGACATGGCAGCTCTCCAACTTGCTGACAGCGAAGCTCTCGGAAACGACGTTCCAGCCCGCCGACCATGCCGTGGCGCTGGCCAAGGCCGTCAAGTCCACGTGGGAGCTGAACATCATGCGCAAGGTCGGACAGCGGCATCATCGTTGCCTGCATGAGCTCATCCCGGAAGTCATCAAGCCGGGCATGAGCGAGCGCGAAATCTCTCACAAGGCGTGGGAAGTGTTTTTCGCCAACGGTCATCAGGGACTCATGCGTATGCAGGCCCACGGCGAGGAAGCCTTCCTCGGTCATGTCGCCGCCGGAAATTCCGGCAACTATCCGAGCATTTTCAACGGTCCGCTCGGATTACGAGGTGAGCACCCGGCGTCGCCCTACATGGGGTACGCGGGCAAGCTCTGGAATGAGGGCGAGCCGCTTGGCATGGACATCGGGTTCATCGTGGAAGGGTACCATACCGACAAGACGCAGACCTACTGGGCCGGACCGGCTTCATCCATCCCGGACGAGGTTCGACGCGCTCATGATTTCTGCATGGAAATGCAGCAGTGGGTCGCGGACAACGCGCGGCCCGGAGCAACGCCCGAGGAGCTGTACCTGTACTGCGCGTCTCAGGCGGAAGAGCGCGGCTTCGGCGACGGGTTCATGGGCCTTGGAGAAAACAAGGTGCCCTTCATCGGCCACGGCATCGGCCTGACCATCGACGAGTGGCCGCCGCTGGCAAAGAAATTCCGCGATCCGCTCAAGCCGGGCATGGTCATCGCGGTGGAGCCGAAGCAGGGTATCCCCGGCGTCGGCATGGTCGGTGTGGAGAACACTTTTGAGATAACCGAGGACGGTGCCCGCTGCATCACCGGTGACGAGTTCGACATCATCTGCGTGGAGTAG
- a CDS encoding iron-containing alcohol dehydrogenase, with amino-acid sequence MQFTFNIPTCIEFGAGKLDVLATTPRLPQGSKAMIVIGESGVMLKQGYLSRVQGLLGQREVSTIVYDRITPNPLSEHVEEAANICREQNVDYVVGLGGGSTIDSAKSIALLAANGGEYWDYMTGGSGKGSAPEKPALPIVAIPTTAGTGTEADPWTVITKSGSEEKIGWGNDSTFPALSVVDPELMLSVPQNQTAFTGMDAFFHAVECYLATCRQPTSDLLALEAVHLITHYLPIAVEDGDNIEARTALAWASTAAGMCEALSCCISHHSMEHALSGFHPEMPHGAGLIMLSKAYFGYLAEKGEERLEDVGLTMADSREIEPEAEGSMCFIEMLDDLISDIGLDGMKLSDYGVTEDEIPALADNALSTMGNLFAVTPIEMNRDDVMEIYRRALK; translated from the coding sequence ATGCAATTTACCTTCAACATTCCCACCTGCATCGAGTTCGGCGCGGGCAAGCTCGACGTGCTGGCCACCACGCCCCGCCTCCCGCAGGGGTCGAAAGCCATGATCGTCATCGGCGAATCCGGTGTCATGCTCAAGCAGGGATACCTTTCCCGCGTTCAGGGCCTGCTCGGCCAGCGCGAGGTTTCCACCATCGTTTACGACCGCATCACGCCCAACCCGCTCTCCGAACACGTGGAAGAGGCCGCGAACATCTGCCGCGAGCAGAACGTGGACTACGTGGTGGGCCTCGGCGGCGGCTCGACCATCGATTCCGCCAAGTCCATCGCCCTGCTGGCCGCCAACGGCGGGGAATACTGGGACTACATGACCGGCGGCTCCGGCAAGGGCAGTGCGCCTGAAAAACCCGCGCTGCCCATCGTGGCCATCCCCACCACCGCCGGGACCGGCACCGAGGCCGACCCGTGGACCGTGATCACCAAATCCGGCTCCGAGGAAAAAATCGGCTGGGGCAACGACTCCACCTTCCCCGCGCTCTCTGTGGTGGACCCGGAGCTGATGCTCTCCGTGCCGCAGAACCAGACCGCTTTCACCGGCATGGACGCGTTTTTCCACGCCGTGGAGTGTTATCTGGCCACCTGCCGCCAGCCCACCAGCGACCTGCTGGCGCTGGAGGCGGTGCACCTCATCACCCACTACCTGCCCATCGCGGTGGAGGACGGCGACAACATCGAGGCACGCACCGCGCTCGCCTGGGCCAGCACCGCTGCGGGCATGTGCGAGGCACTCTCCTGCTGCATCTCGCACCACAGCATGGAGCACGCGCTCTCCGGATTCCATCCGGAAATGCCGCACGGCGCCGGGCTGATCATGCTCTCCAAGGCCTACTTCGGTTATCTCGCCGAAAAGGGCGAAGAGCGCCTTGAAGACGTTGGCCTGACCATGGCCGACTCCCGCGAGATCGAACCGGAGGCCGAAGGCTCCATGTGCTTCATCGAGATGCTCGACGACCTCATCAGTGACATCGGGCTGGACGGGATGAAGCTCTCCGACTACGGCGTCACCGAAGACGAAATCCCGGCACTGGCCGACAACGCTCTGTCCACCATGGGAAATCTCTTCGCCGTTACACCCATCGAGATGAACCGCGACGACGTGATGGAAATCTACCGCCGCGCCCTGAAGTAG
- a CDS encoding protein-disulfide reductase DsbD family protein, with protein sequence MNRLLKTILASLLLMLLAAAPAAAQLGFQQQDYPAKTSWGMYALPGGDSSMAVLTMTFEDGWHTYSAEPTGVGKPTTVQATIEPGGMELAAVFPPGVSKPDTFDPSKTANIYDGVMRVFLPIPPDAPESGSINAQVELLFCSDTKCLPARMEIPFRPKTFSPDDLAKAELQPWWPEFLEAFGEEPVEPGGQWGFSPKPYTESLEVTSLGAALFFGLIAGLLLNLMPCVLPVISLKVSALLGSGGEPEQRRREIRTHGIFFAAGVLSWFGALAVILWKTGIAWGGIFQQPEVVAGLAIFVFVMGLSLLGLFDLPVIDLKFDSKVRSHKAQAYFTGLLATLLATPCSGPFLGGVLAWALQQPPGHIAAVFLAVGLGMSSPYLAMSVFPGVATWLPRPGAWVQHVERVVGFFLLGTVLYLINILPPAEVMPALFVMWLAVPAGWLWGLAGPGVSTGARWGLRLAGLGLLGLTLLWFYAPERESFMWTAYNPVTFEERLGREAMFVDFTADWCPTCKVIEATVLTPENLTQWREEYGVRFVQVDLSEQNPEGEELLFSLGSRSLPVAAFFPAGDDWNKPVVLRDLFTEEQVETILESYNN encoded by the coding sequence GTGAATCGACTTCTGAAAACGATCCTCGCAAGCCTGCTCCTGATGCTTCTCGCTGCCGCGCCAGCCGCAGCACAACTCGGATTCCAGCAACAGGACTACCCTGCCAAGACGAGTTGGGGCATGTATGCCCTTCCCGGAGGCGATTCCTCCATGGCCGTTCTCACCATGACCTTCGAGGACGGCTGGCACACGTACTCCGCCGAACCAACCGGAGTGGGAAAACCCACTACCGTTCAGGCCACAATCGAACCAGGCGGCATGGAGCTGGCAGCGGTTTTTCCGCCCGGCGTCTCCAAGCCTGACACCTTCGACCCCAGCAAGACCGCCAACATCTATGACGGCGTCATGCGCGTCTTTCTTCCAATACCACCCGATGCACCGGAGAGCGGCAGCATCAACGCACAGGTGGAGCTGCTCTTCTGTTCCGACACCAAATGCCTGCCCGCCAGAATGGAGATTCCGTTCCGGCCAAAGACCTTCAGCCCGGACGATCTCGCCAAGGCCGAGCTTCAGCCGTGGTGGCCCGAATTTCTTGAGGCGTTCGGGGAAGAGCCCGTTGAACCCGGCGGACAATGGGGCTTCTCGCCCAAGCCGTACACCGAGTCCCTTGAAGTCACCAGCCTTGGGGCCGCGCTTTTCTTCGGCCTGATTGCGGGGCTGCTGCTCAACCTCATGCCCTGCGTGCTGCCCGTCATCAGCCTGAAGGTCTCCGCCCTGCTCGGCAGTGGCGGCGAACCGGAGCAGCGGCGAAGGGAAATCCGCACGCATGGAATCTTCTTTGCGGCAGGAGTGCTCTCGTGGTTCGGAGCGCTGGCGGTCATCCTCTGGAAGACCGGCATCGCATGGGGCGGCATTTTCCAACAGCCTGAAGTGGTTGCCGGGCTCGCCATCTTCGTCTTTGTCATGGGCCTGAGTTTACTCGGCCTGTTCGACCTGCCGGTAATCGACCTTAAATTCGACAGCAAGGTCCGTTCGCACAAGGCACAGGCCTACTTCACAGGCCTGCTGGCGACGCTGCTCGCCACACCATGCAGCGGCCCCTTCCTCGGCGGCGTGCTCGCGTGGGCACTCCAGCAGCCTCCGGGACACATCGCAGCTGTTTTCTTGGCCGTGGGCCTCGGCATGAGCTCGCCCTATCTTGCCATGTCCGTTTTTCCGGGCGTCGCCACGTGGCTGCCGCGTCCGGGCGCATGGGTTCAGCACGTGGAACGCGTCGTGGGATTCTTCCTGCTCGGCACCGTGCTGTACCTCATCAACATTCTGCCGCCCGCCGAGGTCATGCCCGCCCTGTTCGTCATGTGGCTTGCCGTCCCTGCCGGATGGCTCTGGGGACTCGCCGGACCGGGCGTTTCCACCGGTGCCCGCTGGGGCCTGCGCCTTGCGGGGCTGGGCCTGCTCGGACTCACGCTGCTCTGGTTCTATGCGCCGGAGCGCGAATCCTTCATGTGGACCGCCTACAACCCGGTCACTTTCGAGGAACGCCTCGGCCGCGAAGCGATGTTCGTGGACTTCACTGCGGACTGGTGCCCCACCTGCAAGGTCATCGAAGCCACGGTCCTGACGCCGGAGAATCTGACGCAATGGCGCGAAGAATACGGCGTACGTTTCGTGCAGGTGGATCTTTCGGAGCAGAATCCCGAAGGCGAGGAACTGCTTTTCTCCCTTGGCAGTCGCAGTCTCCCGGTGGCGGCCTTCTTCCCGGCGGGGGACGACTGGAACAAACCGGTGGTCCTGCGCGATCTCTTCACCGAGGAGCAGGTTGAAACAATTCTGGAATCATATAATAACTAA
- a CDS encoding putative metalloprotease CJM1_0395 family protein, whose protein sequence is MSFVTSSNDFTASLFGTLYGSLQKMHSTPRMAPPEPVQEHPQDEKKQQGRDQRQAEAGQRSSEQQNVEKAVKSRSELNGSEKRNLDDLKQRDREVRTHEQAHMSAGGAHVQGGPSYSFETGPDGRQYAVGGNVSIDVSKVPGNPEATEEKARTVRKAAMAPANPSAQDLKVAAKATQLAQEARLEMQKEKQAEREEAEEEQQAIKAERQATSAAEDEVAPSARTRRATQAYQAASSPIETPTPGSAFSTAI, encoded by the coding sequence ATGAGCTTCGTCACTTCGTCCAACGACTTCACCGCATCCCTCTTCGGGACCCTGTACGGCAGCTTGCAGAAGATGCACAGCACGCCGCGCATGGCCCCGCCGGAGCCTGTGCAGGAGCATCCGCAGGACGAAAAGAAGCAACAGGGGCGAGACCAACGTCAGGCCGAGGCCGGACAGAGAAGTTCGGAGCAGCAAAACGTCGAGAAGGCGGTGAAGAGCCGCTCCGAGCTGAATGGCTCTGAAAAGCGCAACCTCGACGATCTCAAGCAGCGCGACCGCGAAGTCCGAACCCATGAGCAGGCGCACATGTCGGCCGGCGGGGCACACGTTCAGGGCGGGCCTTCCTACTCTTTCGAAACCGGACCGGACGGACGCCAATATGCTGTTGGCGGCAACGTCAGCATCGACGTATCCAAGGTACCGGGCAATCCCGAAGCCACCGAAGAAAAGGCGCGTACGGTCCGCAAGGCCGCCATGGCCCCGGCCAACCCTTCGGCGCAGGATCTCAAGGTTGCGGCCAAGGCCACCCAGCTGGCACAGGAAGCCCGGCTGGAGATGCAGAAGGAAAAGCAGGCCGAACGCGAGGAAGCCGAAGAAGAACAGCAGGCTATCAAGGCAGAGCGCCAAGCCACATCCGCCGCCGAAGACGAGGTGGCACCCTCTGCGCGCACCCGTCGTGCGACGCAGGCCTATCAGGCAGCATCCTCCCCCATCGAGACCCCGACTCCGGGCAGCGCATTCAGCACAGCCATCTAA
- a CDS encoding aldehyde ferredoxin oxidoreductase family protein has protein sequence MPRILRINTRTKEYRFEEQGEYAGLGGRALTSRLVNKEVPANCHPLSGENKLVFAGGVLAGSSAANSGRASVGAKSPLTGGIKESNSGGLFAHKLPKLDIHAIVLEDKPEADAPLQTLFISKDKVEFRDAGDIAGMNTYPAHDKLLEEYGDKLVAAMIGPSGEYCGKASTIQFTDPYKRPARSAGRGGMGAVMGSKRIKALVLDPEVNEKVTAADPEAFKTARKDWVNVLTGHPVTSQGLPGFGTAVLVNIINEAGALPTKNFRFGQYDKAADISGEKIAETIEARGGKTKEGCHVGCVIQCSQQYNDKDGNYLTSGFEYETVWAMGAACLIDDIDQIAQMDRICDDKGVDTIEMGNTIAVAMEGGIIPWGDGEAAIDLLSKIGTGDHLGRIIANGVDFAGGAFGVDRLPTVKGQSLPAYDPRAVKGVGVTYATTPMGGDHTAGYAVCQNVLKVGGEIDGHKKEGNVEVSKNLQIATAAIDSLGLCLFVAFAVLDDENGVQAMCDVVAAHTGLKFTADEFIALGVNCLKDELEFNKRAGFTDEDDQLPRFFSTEKLPPHDVEWDFSAQEMQGAKV, from the coding sequence ATGCCCCGCATTCTGCGAATCAACACTCGTACCAAGGAATACCGGTTTGAGGAACAAGGCGAATACGCCGGTCTCGGCGGCCGCGCCCTGACCTCCCGACTGGTCAACAAGGAAGTCCCGGCAAACTGTCATCCGCTCTCCGGCGAGAACAAGCTCGTCTTCGCGGGCGGTGTGCTGGCCGGCTCCTCCGCAGCCAACTCCGGCCGCGCCTCCGTGGGTGCAAAATCCCCGCTCACCGGCGGCATCAAGGAGTCCAACTCCGGCGGCCTGTTCGCCCACAAGCTGCCCAAGCTGGACATCCACGCCATCGTGCTGGAAGACAAGCCCGAAGCGGACGCCCCGCTCCAGACCCTTTTCATCTCCAAGGACAAGGTCGAGTTCCGGGACGCAGGCGACATCGCCGGCATGAACACCTACCCGGCCCACGACAAACTGCTGGAAGAATACGGTGACAAGCTCGTGGCCGCAATGATCGGCCCCAGTGGCGAATACTGCGGCAAGGCCTCCACCATCCAGTTCACCGACCCCTACAAACGTCCGGCACGCTCCGCGGGTCGCGGCGGAATGGGCGCAGTGATGGGTTCCAAGCGCATCAAGGCCCTCGTGCTCGACCCCGAAGTGAACGAAAAGGTCACCGCAGCCGACCCCGAAGCATTCAAGACCGCCCGCAAGGACTGGGTCAACGTGCTCACCGGCCATCCGGTCACCAGCCAGGGCCTGCCGGGATTCGGCACCGCCGTGCTCGTGAACATCATCAACGAAGCCGGCGCACTGCCCACCAAGAACTTCCGCTTCGGCCAGTACGACAAGGCTGCCGACATCTCCGGTGAAAAGATCGCCGAGACCATCGAAGCCCGCGGCGGCAAGACCAAGGAAGGCTGTCACGTCGGCTGCGTCATCCAGTGCTCCCAGCAGTACAACGACAAGGACGGCAACTACCTGACCTCCGGTTTCGAATACGAGACTGTCTGGGCCATGGGCGCTGCCTGCCTCATCGACGACATCGACCAGATCGCCCAGATGGACCGCATCTGTGACGACAAGGGCGTGGACACCATCGAGATGGGCAACACCATCGCCGTGGCCATGGAAGGCGGCATCATCCCGTGGGGTGATGGCGAAGCAGCCATCGACCTGCTGAGCAAGATCGGAACCGGCGACCACCTCGGCCGCATCATCGCCAACGGCGTGGACTTCGCAGGCGGCGCGTTCGGCGTGGACCGTCTGCCCACCGTCAAGGGCCAGTCCCTGCCCGCATACGACCCGCGCGCCGTCAAGGGCGTCGGCGTCACCTACGCCACCACCCCCATGGGCGGCGACCACACCGCCGGTTACGCGGTCTGCCAGAACGTCCTGAAGGTCGGCGGCGAGATCGACGGCCACAAGAAGGAAGGCAACGTGGAGGTCTCCAAGAACCTCCAGATCGCCACCGCCGCCATCGACTCCCTCGGCCTCTGCCTGTTCGTGGCCTTCGCGGTCCTCGATGACGAAAACGGCGTGCAGGCCATGTGCGACGTGGTCGCGGCTCACACCGGCCTGAAGTTCACCGCAGACGAATTCATCGCCCTTGGCGTGAACTGCCTGAAGGACGAACTGGAATTCAACAAGCGCGCCGGCTTCACCGATGAAGACGACCAGCTCCCGCGCTTCTTCAGCACCGAAAAGCTCCCGCCGCACGACGTGGAATGGGACTTCTCCGCTCAGGAAATGCAGGGCGCAAAGGTCTAA